A genome region from Glycine max cultivar Williams 82 chromosome 5, Glycine_max_v4.0, whole genome shotgun sequence includes the following:
- the LOC100813284 gene encoding uncharacterized protein: protein MNHLHSLAYTTTTSLCGSSLGWDYHNLGVLNVDKMSLMPAMEGSTTPSLSSPQHSDFSTGYLEDALIESCERSKRRRVLPCATDEHSKSFIDDLEQSFWNFNPLWNQPVENFNFYCMNQIERFCGISDEHISTSRSEEANILLADTKTPEETISASESLNSSSSSYKQPATCKTTDPTVAPTENDDMRNKKVVTRVVYPFAMVKPGGREGDVTLNDINERILMPPTRPVRHPVGDFACRPCVSAEGPGLSGKAVVALTRIHTQGRGTITIIRTKG from the exons ATGAACCACCTTCATTCCCTAGCTTACACTACCACTACTAGCCTCTGTGGTTCTTCCCTAGGTTGGGATTATCACAACCTTGGAGTTCTCAACGTGGACAAAATGTCTTTAA TGCCAGCTATGGAGGGAAGTACTACACCATCACTCTCATCACCTCAACACTCTGATTTCTCAACTGGGTATCTCGAAGATGCTTTGATTGAATCATGTGAGCGTTCAAAACGTAGACGTGTGTTGCCATGTGCTACTGATGAACATAGCAAGAGTTTCATTGATGACCTTGAGCAG AGTTTCTGGAATTTCAACCCCTTATGGAACCAACCAGTAGAGAACTTCAACTTCTACTGCATGAACCAGATAGAAAGGTTTTGTGGAATTtcag atGAGCATATAAGCACATCAAGGAGCGAGGAAGCAAACATTCTTCTAGCAGACACTAAAACACCGGAAGAGACAATATCAGCCTCTGAATCTTTAAATTCATCCTCATCTTCATACAAACAACCGGCGACATGCAAAACCACAGACCCCACAGTTGCCCCAACAG AAAATGATGATATGAGGAACAAGAAGGTGGTAACAAGAGTGGTGTATCCATTTGCAATGGTGAAGCCAGGAGGAAGAGAAGGTGATGTGACATTGAATGACATAAATGAGAGGATCCTAATGCCTCCCACAAGACCAGTGAGGCATCCAGTTGGAGACTTTGCATGTCGGCCATGCGTGTCCGCAGAGGGTCCAGGGCTTTCAGGGAAAGCAGTGGTGGCCCTTACTAGAATTCACACACAGGGAAGAGGCACAATCACTATTATCAGAACCAAAGGCTAA